From Stenotrophomonas nitritireducens, the proteins below share one genomic window:
- a CDS encoding thiol:disulfide interchange protein DsbA/DsbL yields MKLFPRLLLMLLATAPLLAWAAPAAAPVEGQDYELIAEPGPFAPLAGKIEVVELFGYTCPHCAHFEPLLEAWVARQPADVRFTAVPAAFGGYWDSYARAFYAAEQVGVLRRSHADVFKALHEQRSLPVQNVSPDELATFYSQYGVQPQRYVEALRSPQVDEKVKNARAFAVRVRPPGTPSLIINGKYLVKGKNFDDNLRIAEALVARERSSGNRR; encoded by the coding sequence ATGAAGTTGTTTCCCCGACTGTTGCTGATGCTGCTGGCAACAGCCCCGCTGCTGGCCTGGGCCGCCCCCGCTGCCGCACCCGTTGAAGGCCAGGACTATGAGCTCATCGCCGAGCCCGGCCCGTTCGCGCCGCTGGCCGGCAAGATCGAGGTGGTGGAGCTGTTTGGTTATACCTGCCCCCATTGCGCCCATTTCGAGCCGCTGCTGGAAGCCTGGGTTGCCAGGCAGCCGGCCGACGTCCGTTTCACCGCTGTGCCGGCGGCTTTTGGTGGTTACTGGGATTCCTATGCCCGTGCCTTCTATGCGGCCGAACAGGTAGGTGTGCTCAGGCGCAGCCATGCCGACGTGTTCAAGGCGCTGCACGAACAGCGCAGCCTGCCGGTACAGAACGTGTCGCCGGATGAACTGGCCACCTTCTATTCCCAGTACGGCGTGCAGCCGCAACGCTATGTCGAAGCGCTGCGCAGCCCGCAGGTGGATGAGAAAGTGAAGAACGCCCGCGCCTTCGCCGTGCGCGTACGTCCGCCGGGTACGCCGTCGCTGATCATCAACGGCAAATACCTGGTCAAGGGCAAGAACTTTGACGACAACCTGCGCATCGCCGAGGCCTTGGTCGCACGCGAGCGCAGCAGCGGCAACCGCCGCTGA
- a CDS encoding thiol:disulfide interchange protein DsbA/DsbL — MKIRFALALTALLPLMVACKAQDGTADTTASAAPAATEAAPAATPAPAADAAASSAPAAAATDATVAPPVPAQARLVGPDPVAGTDYVAIEGGQPFQPATGKVEVVEIFGYVCPACARFQPLISSWKAGLPSDVSFVYVPAAFGGTWDNYARAFYAAETLGVQEKTHDALYTAIHIEQTLKGERGSDSVQDIANFYGKYGVDPKTFADTMGSFGVAAKVNRGKQFAQRSKITGTPSLVVNGKYLVKGKGYEDMLRIADHLIARERAANAK; from the coding sequence ATGAAAATCCGCTTCGCCCTGGCCCTGACCGCCCTGTTGCCGCTGATGGTTGCCTGCAAAGCCCAGGATGGCACCGCTGATACCACCGCCTCGGCAGCCCCGGCCGCTACCGAAGCCGCTCCGGCCGCAACCCCGGCCCCGGCTGCCGACGCAGCAGCAAGCAGCGCACCGGCCGCCGCCGCGACCGATGCCACCGTCGCTCCGCCGGTTCCGGCCCAGGCCCGCCTGGTCGGCCCGGACCCGGTTGCAGGCACCGACTATGTCGCCATCGAAGGCGGCCAGCCGTTCCAGCCGGCCACCGGCAAGGTGGAAGTGGTTGAGATCTTCGGCTACGTCTGCCCGGCCTGCGCCCGCTTCCAGCCGCTGATCAGCTCGTGGAAGGCCGGCCTGCCTTCGGATGTGAGCTTCGTCTACGTGCCGGCCGCCTTTGGCGGTACCTGGGACAACTACGCGCGCGCCTTCTACGCCGCCGAGACCCTGGGCGTGCAGGAAAAGACCCACGATGCGCTGTACACCGCCATCCACATCGAGCAGACCCTGAAGGGCGAGCGCGGCAGCGATTCGGTGCAGGACATCGCCAACTTCTACGGCAAGTACGGCGTCGATCCCAAGACCTTCGCCGACACCATGGGCAGCTTCGGCGTCGCCGCCAAGGTCAACCGTGGCAAGCAGTTTGCCCAGCGCAGCAAGATCACCGGCACCCCGTCGCTGGTGGTCAACGGCAAGTACCTGGTCAAGGGCAAGGGCTATGAAGACATGCTCCGCATTGCCGACCACCTGATCGCGCGCGAACGCGCCGCCAACGCCAAGTGA
- a CDS encoding endonuclease/exonuclease/phosphatase family protein, with amino-acid sequence MLTANIQAGSSTRRYSDYVTRSWSHALPAGQKRSSLDAIAKLASGRDIVGLQEADPGSLRSGFTNQTHYLAERAGFNYWAHQPNRRMGGVASSANGLLSRLEPVEVQDHALPGRIGGRGLLVARYGDGDEGLTVAVAHLSLGTGSRLSQLDFISDVLADYPNAVLMGDFNCKADRPEMRVLYHKTRLQPPSCLVPTFPSWGPDRAIDHILISDTMKMLDTRAVPAAHSDHLAVEMEVEVPANSLR; translated from the coding sequence TTGCTGACCGCCAACATCCAGGCCGGCTCCAGCACCCGCCGCTACAGCGACTACGTGACCCGTAGCTGGTCGCATGCCCTGCCTGCCGGGCAGAAGCGTTCCAGCCTGGACGCGATCGCCAAGCTGGCCAGCGGCCGCGACATCGTCGGCCTGCAGGAGGCCGACCCCGGCAGCCTGCGCTCGGGCTTCACCAACCAGACCCATTACCTGGCCGAACGCGCCGGTTTCAACTACTGGGCGCACCAGCCCAATCGCCGCATGGGCGGGGTGGCGTCCAGCGCCAATGGCCTGCTGAGCCGGCTGGAACCGGTGGAAGTACAGGACCACGCCCTGCCCGGCCGCATCGGCGGCCGCGGCCTGCTGGTGGCCCGTTACGGCGATGGCGACGAAGGCCTGACCGTGGCGGTGGCACATCTGTCGCTGGGCACCGGCTCGCGGCTGTCGCAGCTGGATTTCATTTCCGACGTGCTGGCCGACTACCCCAACGCCGTGCTGATGGGCGATTTCAACTGCAAGGCCGACCGCCCGGAAATGCGCGTGCTGTACCACAAGACCCGCCTGCAGCCGCCGAGCTGCCTGGTGCCGACTTTCCCCAGCTGGGGGCCGGACCGCGCCATCGACCACATCCTGATTTCCGACACCATGAAGATGCTCGATACGCGCGCCGTTCCCGCCGCGCATTCGGACCATCTGGCAGTGGAAATGGAAGTCGAAGTGCCGGCCAACAGCTTGCGCTGA
- a CDS encoding EamA family transporter — MQNSRFASLLPVLAVLGSVTSLSIGTSYAKNLFPIIGAQGTSALRVGFSALFLLLLWRPWRWHTSRADGAAILRYGLTLGLMNLLFYMALRTIPFGIAVAIEFTGPLAVAMFSSRRPIDFVWVGCALVGLVLLLPLDGGQALDPVGVMYALGAAFCWALYIIYGKRTGHLHAGHSVSLGLLAASLVVVPVGVAHAGMALLEPKILLAGFVVAVVSSAIPMSLEMMALKRLPKETFGILISMEPAVAALWALLLLHEHLSGLQWLAIGCTVLASVGSTLTARRRPAPAIAAG, encoded by the coding sequence ATGCAAAATTCCCGATTCGCATCGCTGTTGCCGGTGCTGGCGGTGCTCGGCTCGGTGACCTCGTTGTCCATCGGTACCTCCTACGCCAAAAACCTGTTTCCCATCATTGGCGCGCAGGGCACCAGCGCGTTGCGCGTGGGTTTCTCGGCGCTGTTCCTGTTGCTGCTGTGGCGGCCATGGCGCTGGCATACCAGCCGTGCCGATGGCGCGGCTATCCTGCGTTACGGCTTGACGCTGGGGCTGATGAACCTGCTGTTCTACATGGCGCTGCGCACGATCCCGTTCGGGATTGCGGTGGCCATCGAGTTCACCGGTCCGCTGGCGGTGGCGATGTTCTCCTCGCGGCGGCCAATCGATTTTGTCTGGGTGGGCTGTGCGCTGGTCGGGCTGGTGCTGTTGCTGCCACTTGATGGCGGGCAGGCACTGGACCCGGTTGGGGTCATGTATGCGCTGGGTGCCGCGTTCTGCTGGGCGCTTTACATCATCTACGGTAAGCGCACGGGCCATCTGCATGCCGGCCACAGCGTGTCATTGGGTTTGCTGGCGGCGTCGCTGGTGGTGGTGCCGGTGGGTGTGGCGCACGCAGGCATGGCGCTGCTGGAGCCGAAGATCCTGCTGGCCGGGTTCGTGGTGGCGGTGGTGTCCAGCGCCATTCCGATGTCGCTGGAGATGATGGCGCTCAAGCGCCTGCCCAAGGAAACCTTCGGCATCCTGATCAGCATGGAGCCGGCGGTGGCGGCACTGTGGGCGCTGCTGTTGCTGCACGAACATCTCAGCGGCCTGCAGTGGCTGGCAATCGGCTGCACGGTGTTGGCGTCGGTGGGCAGCACCCTGACCGCGCGGCGCCGGCCGGCGCCGGCAATTGCTGCAGGCTGA
- a CDS encoding ExbD/TolR family protein, with protein sequence MAFSAAGNSGRPLADINVTPLVDVMLVLLIIFIVTAPMVSVPIPVDLPQRSEKVLPRIEPPPPIELRVDAADQLYWNGEVLAMADLQARLQAQADLHVGNLPELRIDASPDAQYQVMAKVLAAANNAKMERIAFIQ encoded by the coding sequence ATGGCATTCAGTGCAGCAGGCAACAGCGGACGTCCCTTGGCCGATATCAACGTCACACCGCTGGTCGATGTGATGCTGGTCTTGTTGATCATCTTCATCGTTACCGCACCGATGGTGTCCGTGCCCATCCCGGTGGATCTGCCACAGCGCAGCGAAAAGGTCCTGCCCAGAATCGAGCCGCCACCGCCGATCGAACTGCGGGTGGATGCGGCCGACCAGCTCTACTGGAATGGCGAAGTGCTGGCGATGGCGGACTTGCAGGCGCGGCTGCAGGCACAGGCCGATCTGCATGTGGGCAACCTGCCGGAGCTGCGCATTGATGCCTCACCCGATGCGCAGTACCAAGTGATGGCCAAGGTGCTGGCAGCCGCCAACAACGCGAAGATGGAGCGCATCGCCTTCATCCAGTAA
- a CDS encoding transglycosylase SLT domain-containing protein: MNKFLLLPLAAVAALLSASAHAQNLDAQRTAMRTAIDNAERGQFDAGAATALRNHPLYGWLEFSALRRNIDTLPTAQAQDFLKRYQGQAVAESFRSTWLPALARRQDWPTLLANWKASSDPGLRCAELNARQATGKADAQWTSDAQALWRSAGKSLPDGCDPVFAVLASRGGLPPALRWERIDAAADAQQPAVMRAAARGLPTAEQAQANDYAAFVDKPDARALNWPKNERSRRIAVDGLQKLAKPDPGAAELQLPQYAQALGLSAEQQGQVLYEIALWTVASYLPDSARRLAAVPASAYDERLHEWRTREAMARGDWPAALAAIRNMPASQRNDSRWRWFEGRLLEKTGKPAEATALYRAAASEPTFHGFLAADKLKQPYTLCPWNPGDSASAKASVARDPALVRAIELFKIERPSWAAREWADALTRFDDTQRRLAVEVASNNGWFDRAVFALKGPQEMRLYNLRFPLHHDESIRREAARNALDPAWIAAEIRAESIFNPNARSPANAMGLMQVLPATGASVAKSIGLSGYGGAASLYDSDTNIAIGTAYLRQLMDKYNGLPYVTIAAYNAGPTPTARWQSQRPDYDPDFWIETISYKETREYVARVLAFSVIYDWRLNGNALTLSDRMVGKTQGARKAFSCQQAP; the protein is encoded by the coding sequence ATGAACAAATTTCTCCTGCTGCCCTTGGCCGCCGTTGCCGCGCTGCTCAGCGCCAGCGCCCATGCCCAGAACCTGGACGCGCAGCGCACCGCGATGCGCACCGCCATCGACAATGCCGAGCGCGGGCAATTCGATGCCGGTGCTGCCACGGCACTGCGCAATCACCCCTTGTACGGCTGGCTGGAATTCAGCGCGCTGCGTCGCAACATCGACACCTTGCCCACCGCGCAGGCCCAGGATTTCCTCAAGCGTTACCAAGGCCAGGCGGTGGCCGAGAGCTTCCGTTCGACCTGGCTGCCCGCCCTCGCCCGCCGCCAGGATTGGCCGACCCTGCTGGCCAACTGGAAGGCCAGTAGTGATCCGGGCCTGCGTTGCGCCGAACTCAATGCCCGCCAGGCCACCGGCAAGGCCGACGCGCAATGGACCAGTGACGCACAGGCCTTGTGGCGCAGCGCCGGCAAATCGCTGCCCGATGGTTGCGACCCAGTCTTCGCGGTGCTGGCCAGCCGTGGCGGGCTGCCGCCGGCGCTGCGCTGGGAACGCATCGACGCGGCCGCCGATGCCCAGCAGCCCGCAGTGATGCGTGCCGCCGCACGCGGCCTGCCCACGGCCGAGCAGGCGCAGGCCAACGATTACGCCGCCTTCGTCGACAAGCCCGACGCCCGCGCCCTGAACTGGCCGAAGAACGAGCGCAGCCGCCGCATCGCCGTCGATGGCCTGCAGAAGCTGGCCAAGCCCGATCCAGGTGCCGCCGAACTGCAGCTTCCGCAGTACGCGCAGGCGCTGGGCTTGAGTGCCGAGCAGCAGGGCCAGGTGCTGTATGAAATTGCCTTGTGGACGGTGGCGTCCTACCTGCCCGACTCCGCGCGTCGCCTTGCCGCCGTACCCGCCTCGGCCTATGACGAGCGCCTGCACGAATGGCGCACGCGCGAGGCGATGGCGCGCGGCGACTGGCCGGCGGCATTGGCTGCCATCCGCAACATGCCGGCCAGCCAACGCAACGATTCGCGCTGGCGCTGGTTCGAAGGCCGTCTGCTGGAGAAGACCGGCAAGCCTGCCGAGGCGACCGCGCTGTACCGGGCGGCAGCGAGTGAGCCCACCTTCCACGGCTTCCTGGCTGCCGACAAGCTCAAGCAGCCCTACACCTTGTGTCCGTGGAATCCGGGCGACAGCGCCAGCGCGAAAGCAAGTGTCGCGCGTGACCCGGCCCTGGTGCGGGCGATCGAACTGTTCAAGATCGAGCGCCCAAGCTGGGCCGCACGCGAATGGGCCGATGCACTGACCCGCTTCGACGACACCCAGCGCCGCTTGGCGGTGGAAGTTGCCAGCAACAACGGCTGGTTCGATCGCGCCGTGTTCGCATTGAAGGGCCCGCAGGAAATGCGCCTGTACAACCTGCGTTTCCCCCTGCACCACGACGAAAGCATTCGCCGCGAAGCCGCACGCAACGCATTGGACCCGGCCTGGATCGCCGCCGAGATCCGCGCCGAGAGCATTTTCAACCCGAACGCACGGTCGCCGGCCAACGCCATGGGCCTGATGCAGGTATTGCCGGCCACCGGTGCCAGTGTCGCCAAGAGCATAGGTTTGAGCGGCTATGGCGGCGCCGCCAGCCTGTACGACTCGGACACCAACATCGCCATTGGTACCGCCTACCTGCGCCAGCTGATGGACAAGTACAACGGCCTGCCCTACGTCACCATCGCCGCCTACAATGCCGGGCCGACGCCGACCGCACGTTGGCAGAGCCAGCGCCCGGACTACGATCCGGATTTCTGGATCGAGACCATCAGCTACAAGGAGACCCGCGAGTACGTGGCACGGGTGCTGGCCTTCAGCGTGATCTACGACTGGCGCCTCAACGGCAACGCCCTGACCCTGAGCGACCGCATGGTCGGCAAGACCCAGGGTGCCCGCAAAGCCTTCAGCTGCCAGCAAGCCCCCTGA
- a CDS encoding multifunctional CCA addition/repair protein: MKTYLVGGAVRDSLLGQQPGDRDWVVVGATQAEMESLGFKAVGKDFPVFLHPDGGEEYALARTERKSGRGYRGFVVDADPSVTLEEDLQRRDFTINAIARDEETGELVDPWGGVRDIEQRVLRHVGPAFVEDPLRVLRAARFMARFAPLGFTLAPETAALMRQMAASGELDALVPERIWQELRRSLAMKQPSAFLRCLHDTGALAAILPEVDALYGVPQRAEFHPEVDTGVHQEMVSDMAAQLAPGNDLIGFAALTHDLGKALTPTDELPRHIMHEQRGLKPLAKLCERLKIPVDHRLLAEAVCREHLNVHRIDELRDATVLELIQRCDGFRRPERIAQLALACECDKRGRLGFEDSDYPQRATLQRLHAAALAINARDIATEGLQGPAIGEALKKARIAAISKARQHAAS, from the coding sequence ATGAAGACTTATCTCGTCGGCGGCGCTGTCCGCGATTCCCTGCTCGGCCAACAACCCGGCGATCGTGACTGGGTGGTGGTTGGTGCCACGCAGGCAGAAATGGAATCACTCGGCTTCAAGGCCGTGGGCAAGGACTTCCCGGTATTCCTGCACCCGGACGGCGGTGAGGAATATGCACTGGCGCGTACCGAGCGAAAATCCGGCCGCGGCTACCGCGGCTTCGTGGTCGATGCCGATCCATCGGTGACACTGGAAGAAGACCTGCAGCGCCGTGACTTCACCATCAACGCCATTGCCCGCGACGAGGAAACCGGCGAACTGGTGGATCCCTGGGGCGGCGTGCGCGATATCGAACAGCGCGTGCTGCGCCATGTCGGCCCCGCCTTTGTCGAAGATCCCTTGCGGGTGCTGCGTGCCGCGCGCTTCATGGCGCGCTTCGCACCACTGGGCTTCACCCTCGCCCCGGAAACAGCTGCCTTGATGCGGCAGATGGCCGCCAGCGGCGAACTGGATGCATTGGTCCCGGAACGCATCTGGCAGGAACTGCGCCGCAGCCTGGCCATGAAACAGCCGTCCGCGTTCCTGCGCTGCCTGCACGATACCGGCGCACTGGCTGCGATCCTGCCGGAAGTGGATGCGCTGTACGGCGTGCCGCAGCGCGCCGAGTTCCACCCGGAGGTGGATACCGGCGTGCATCAGGAAATGGTCAGCGACATGGCTGCGCAACTGGCACCGGGCAATGATCTGATCGGCTTCGCCGCGCTCACCCATGATCTCGGCAAGGCGCTGACGCCAACCGACGAACTGCCGCGCCACATCATGCACGAGCAGCGCGGCCTGAAGCCGCTCGCCAAACTGTGCGAACGCCTGAAGATTCCGGTCGATCACCGGCTATTGGCCGAAGCCGTCTGCCGTGAACACCTCAACGTGCATCGCATTGACGAGCTGCGCGACGCCACCGTGCTGGAACTGATCCAGCGCTGCGATGGTTTCCGGCGCCCGGAGCGCATCGCGCAGTTGGCTCTGGCCTGCGAATGCGACAAACGCGGCCGGCTCGGTTTTGAAGACAGCGATTACCCACAGCGTGCAACCCTGCAACGCCTGCATGCCGCTGCACTGGCAATCAACGCGCGCGATATCGCCACAGAAGGCCTGCAAGGCCCCGCCATCGGCGAGGCCCTGAAGAAGGCGCGCATCGCCGCGATCAGCAAGGCACGTCAACACGCTGCGTCCTGA
- a CDS encoding acyltransferase family protein, protein MNKAIRYASVDALRGITVAAMLLVNNPGSWSHVYAPLRHSEWHGCTPTDLVFPFFLVIVGVSIALGVVPRVEQGADRGALTRTVLIRAARILGLGLLLHFLAWWWLELPHYRPWGVLQRIGLCFAFAGAVAIWLKPKAQTLCLGVLLVGYAALLAAGGTLEPWLNVASRADTALFGSLLYQYDAASGHGHDPEGLISTLGALASTLLGLRAGAMLRLRPWRLLPAAALLLLAGGVWANWLPWNKNLWTPSYVLWTGGCAFAGLWLAHILIDCRQWPALGRRFGVNAITAYAGSSAMVLAMMATGSWNWLWEHLFNRWLTPLGGAQFASLAMALSFVAVWWLPMAWMDRLRIYLKI, encoded by the coding sequence ATGAACAAAGCCATCCGTTATGCCTCGGTGGATGCCCTGCGTGGCATCACCGTGGCGGCCATGCTGCTGGTCAACAACCCCGGCAGCTGGAGTCATGTCTATGCACCGTTACGGCATTCGGAATGGCATGGCTGCACGCCGACCGACCTGGTGTTTCCGTTCTTCCTGGTGATTGTCGGCGTGTCGATCGCGCTGGGCGTGGTGCCGCGGGTGGAGCAGGGCGCTGATCGTGGTGCATTGACGCGCACGGTGCTGATCCGCGCCGCACGCATTCTTGGCTTGGGCCTGCTGCTGCATTTCCTCGCCTGGTGGTGGCTGGAGCTGCCGCATTACCGGCCGTGGGGCGTGCTGCAGCGTATCGGGTTGTGCTTTGCGTTTGCCGGCGCGGTGGCGATCTGGTTGAAGCCGAAGGCGCAGACGCTGTGCCTGGGCGTGCTGCTGGTTGGCTACGCTGCATTGTTGGCGGCCGGTGGCACGCTGGAGCCTTGGCTCAACGTCGCCAGCCGGGCGGATACGGCGCTGTTTGGATCACTGCTGTACCAATACGACGCGGCAAGCGGTCATGGCCATGACCCGGAAGGGCTGATTTCCACTTTGGGCGCCTTGGCCTCGACCCTGCTCGGCCTGCGTGCGGGCGCGATGCTGCGGCTGCGCCCCTGGCGGCTGCTGCCCGCCGCTGCGCTGTTGTTGCTGGCCGGTGGCGTATGGGCGAACTGGTTGCCGTGGAACAAGAACCTGTGGACGCCGTCCTACGTGCTGTGGACCGGCGGCTGTGCGTTCGCCGGATTGTGGCTGGCGCACATCCTGATCGATTGCAGGCAGTGGCCGGCCTTGGGCCGCCGCTTCGGCGTCAACGCGATCACCGCGTATGCGGGCTCGTCGGCGATGGTGCTGGCGATGATGGCCACCGGCAGTTGGAACTGGCTGTGGGAACATCTGTTCAACCGCTGGCTGACCCCGCTGGGCGGCGCGCAGTTCGCCTCGCTGGCGATGGCGCTGAGCTTCGTGGCCGTGTGGTGGCTGCCGATGGCGTGGATGGACCGGCTTAGGATTTATCTGAAAATCTGA
- the nagA gene encoding N-acetylglucosamine-6-phosphate deacetylase codes for MKTVLRNGRVLAGENFRDDVAVLIEDGRITAVVASDDPAVAAADAQVDLGGGWLLPGFIDAQVNGGGGALFNNQTDVDALRTMVAGHRRYGTTGMLPTLISDDAEVMARAVQATRDAIAAKVPGVLGIHLEGPYIAPARKGTHDAGKFRVPDADEVRMATSLDNGVTLITLAPERVPLATIQQMVANGAIVAAGHTAGSYDEIRAGLDAGITGFTHLYNAMSPLQGRDPGAVGAALEDADSWCGVIVDGVHVHPASLRVALAAKPRGKVFLVTDAMPMVGSDNPAFELYGEVITAVDGVVRNAAGALAGSALDMITAVRNTVGLLGLSLAEASRMASTYPAQFLGLDDRYGQIAAGYQADFVLLDADLQVQATWIAGQRD; via the coding sequence ATGAAAACCGTGCTGCGCAATGGCCGGGTACTTGCCGGCGAGAACTTCCGTGACGATGTCGCGGTATTGATCGAAGACGGCCGCATCACCGCGGTCGTCGCCAGCGACGACCCGGCGGTTGCCGCGGCCGATGCGCAGGTGGACCTGGGCGGCGGCTGGCTGCTGCCCGGTTTCATCGATGCGCAGGTCAATGGCGGTGGCGGTGCGTTGTTCAACAACCAGACCGACGTCGATGCATTGCGCACGATGGTGGCCGGGCATCGGCGCTACGGCACCACCGGCATGCTGCCGACGCTGATCAGCGACGATGCCGAGGTGATGGCGCGCGCGGTGCAGGCTACGCGCGATGCGATCGCGGCGAAGGTGCCGGGCGTGCTCGGCATCCATCTGGAAGGCCCGTATATCGCACCAGCTCGCAAGGGCACACATGATGCCGGCAAGTTCCGCGTGCCCGATGCCGACGAAGTGCGCATGGCCACCTCGCTGGACAATGGCGTCACCCTGATCACGCTGGCGCCCGAACGCGTGCCGCTGGCAACGATCCAGCAGATGGTGGCCAATGGCGCCATCGTGGCCGCCGGCCATACCGCCGGCAGCTATGACGAAATCCGTGCCGGGCTGGATGCCGGCATCACCGGTTTCACCCATCTGTACAACGCCATGTCGCCGCTGCAGGGGCGTGATCCCGGCGCGGTGGGCGCGGCCTTGGAAGACGCTGACAGCTGGTGTGGCGTGATCGTCGATGGCGTGCACGTGCACCCGGCCAGCCTGCGCGTTGCGCTGGCAGCCAAGCCGCGCGGCAAGGTGTTCCTGGTGACCGATGCGATGCCGATGGTGGGCTCGGACAACCCGGCCTTCGAGTTGTATGGCGAAGTGATCACCGCCGTTGATGGCGTGGTGCGCAACGCCGCCGGTGCCTTGGCCGGTTCGGCCCTGGACATGATCACTGCCGTGCGCAATACGGTTGGACTGCTGGGTTTGTCGCTGGCCGAAGCTTCGCGCATGGCGTCGACATATCCGGCGCAGTTCCTGGGGCTGGATGACCGCTACGGGCAGATTGCAGCCGGCTACCAGGCTGATTTTGTATTGCTCGATGCCGATCTGCAGGTGCAGGCCACCTGGATTGCTGGTCAACGCGACTGA
- a CDS encoding SIS domain-containing protein yields the protein MALPSETETLMFNEAAESASVIAAQFARNRDVVQALAADLRQNPPPFVVTCARGSSDHAATYAKYLFETQLGLVTASASPSVGSVYEAPLQLRGALYIVISQSGKSPDLLRNAEAAKAAGARVVALVNVEDSPLALLAETVIPLGAGAERSVAATKSYLASLAAILQLGAYWKNDPALIAALDALPAAMTEAWACDWSAVTDGLVDAHNLFVLGRGPGLAAAQEAALKFKETCGLHAEGYSSAEVKHGPMALVGRDFPVLAFAQPDETGAGTRAVAEEFAARGAQVWLTGEGGNLPTAAAPHPLCAPLLTIQSFYRAINALALRRGNNPDLPPHLNKVTETV from the coding sequence ATGGCACTGCCCAGTGAAACCGAAACCCTGATGTTCAACGAGGCTGCAGAAAGCGCCTCTGTCATCGCCGCCCAGTTCGCACGCAACCGCGACGTGGTGCAGGCCCTGGCCGCAGATCTGCGCCAGAACCCGCCGCCCTTCGTTGTCACCTGTGCACGCGGCAGTTCCGATCACGCGGCAACCTATGCCAAGTATCTGTTCGAAACCCAGCTCGGCCTGGTCACCGCCTCGGCCTCGCCGTCGGTGGGCTCGGTGTATGAAGCGCCGCTGCAGCTGCGCGGGGCGCTGTACATCGTGATTTCGCAGTCGGGCAAGAGCCCGGACCTGCTGCGTAACGCCGAAGCCGCCAAGGCCGCCGGCGCGCGCGTCGTGGCGCTGGTCAATGTGGAAGACTCGCCGCTGGCACTGCTGGCTGAAACCGTCATTCCGCTGGGCGCCGGTGCCGAGCGCAGCGTCGCTGCAACCAAGAGTTATCTCGCCTCGCTGGCGGCGATCCTGCAACTGGGCGCGTACTGGAAGAATGATCCGGCGCTGATCGCCGCGCTGGATGCCTTGCCGGCCGCAATGACCGAAGCCTGGGCCTGCGACTGGAGTGCGGTGACAGATGGTCTGGTCGACGCGCACAACCTGTTCGTGCTCGGCCGTGGTCCCGGCCTGGCCGCCGCGCAGGAAGCGGCATTGAAGTTCAAGGAAACCTGCGGCCTGCATGCCGAAGGCTACAGCTCGGCCGAAGTGAAGCATGGCCCGATGGCGCTGGTGGGCCGCGATTTCCCGGTGCTGGCCTTTGCGCAACCCGATGAAACCGGCGCCGGCACCCGTGCCGTGGCCGAAGAGTTCGCCGCACGCGGCGCGCAGGTGTGGCTGACCGGTGAAGGCGGCAACCTGCCAACCGCCGCCGCGCCGCACCCGCTGTGCGCACCGCTGCTGACGATCCAGAGTTTCTACCGCGCGATCAACGCGCTGGCGCTGCGTCGTGGCAACAACCCGGATCTGCCCCCGCACCTCAACAAGGTGACGGAAACCGTCTGA